Below is a window of Sus scrofa isolate TJ Tabasco breed Duroc chromosome 10, Sscrofa11.1, whole genome shotgun sequence DNA.
AAGGAGTTCTGGGCCAGGTCTGGATTGACAGCAGCTGCCTGGGGGTTAGGTTGAAGGCAGAACACTGATTTCAGGCCAGGTCCTCTCTGCCGAGGAGGCAGTAGAATTTTCTGGAAGCTTCTGAATGCAGGTCCCAGGCCGGCTCTGCAGGCCGAAGAGTGCTGGGCACCCGGAGCTGGGACGCAGGTGGGCTGCCGTGGGGCACAGCCAGGGCATTCTCTGCAGCAGCCGGCTGTTAGGGGGAAGCCGAACCAAAGGGGGGGGGTTCCTGGGCCCCGGGCCTGGGCCCTGCTCCTGGGTCCTCCCCAGGTGGGCTCTGGGGCCTCCGCTGAGCCCCCAGGTCAGGGTCAGGGCGTGGCATCCTGTGCAAAGAGCTGGGGGGTCCTAACTGCGaggcgcccccgcccccgcatGGGCCCAGCCAGCTGGACACCATCAGGCTCCCTGCCCGCGTCTCCCGAGCCCAGCTGCAGGTGCGCACGAGCAGACCCAGGTGGGCGAGAAGCCCAGCCTCGCTTGCTGCCTCTGAACCACCAGCCCTCACGTGGTGACGTGGCTCCGGGCGAAGCGTGGGAGGCGCCACGGGAAGCTGCCAGGAGAGGGGTCTTGCAGACTCCCGGCTGCCCGCAGCACACAGGATGCCCTCCGAGGGGACCGTGGGGCACTAGTGGGAACAGGCCCTGGGGTGAGGCACCTGCTCGTTGCTCTGGAGACCGTCCCCTGGCTGCCTTGCAGGTAGGGGTGATGGGCGGGGGTCCCGAAGCTGCCAcagcactgggggggggggtggctgagACGACAGCCTCTGGGGCATGGGGCCCAGGGCACCCGGCTGCAGCTGACAGGGTGACAAGGAGGGGGTGTCCCCTGATTCTTAATGCCTCGGTCACCCGTGTTGCCTTCCCTTTCAGCCAAGTGACCGCTGGCCCAGGGACATGCCTTGGCCCTGGGGGAGAGTGCTTGTGGCCCAGGAGCTGCTGCGTGTGGGTGTCATTTCAGCAGCTCTTGTCCCAGGAGGCTCCTCCAGAGGCTAGTATTGCACCCCTGCTTCTGCGCCGGACCTGATGTATACAACCTCCCTGCCTTTAGCCCTGAGGGTCTCCCCAGGCCCTCCTGGGGCTCCACTCAGACCACAGCCTTCCGTCTTCTGCGTCTAGGCTGACTGAGCTCTCTGATCTCAGGGCCTTTGCGCTTGCTATTTTATCCGCTTGCAACCCTCTTGGCTGGTTTGGGAATTCATCTCACGTGTTGCCTCtttcaggaagccttctctgaccagGGCTATCTACCTTCTGTGCTGAGCCGTCTCCTCTTTCATGTCACTAGTGGGGTCACCTCTTGCCTTTGTTTGTGTAACTAGTTACTGTTTATTTACCACCATCAGCTTTGCTTCGGTTGCGTTCTGGCACATAACATCCACCTCCCAAACTGCGTGGCCTAAACTGCTTCTTCTGTCTGTGctgctgggcagagggagggctcGGCTGGGGCAGCTTGGAGCCTTAGGCTGGCTGTGGGCCATGTCACCTCAGCTGGGGCCAGAGCATGGCTGGCCGGGATCCTCTGTGTCCACACCGTCCCCACACAGCCAGTCTGGGCTCCCTGCAGTGTGGCGCAGGCAGACGCCATGCATGGCGGATTTAAGGCCCCCAACCCttctggaagtttccattgtATTCCGCGGTCCTCAGGGGGCCGGCCCAGGGTCAAGGGGAGGGACCACTCAGGGGCAAGTCCATCGGGACACATTTGCATGGACGGCCAGCTGCCGCAGGGCTGAAGGCCAGGCACGAGAAGCGGCCGTGCGTCCCCCCCGCCCAGAGCCTGCGTGGCTTGGCCTGCAAGGAGGCGCGGGTTCTCTCCGGGCGGCGAGGGGACCCAGGCCGCTGGGACCCGAAGCTCCTGGGGAGGCGGCCAGACGCATGCGCATTCTCCCCGCAGCCGCCAAGGCGCAGCCTTCGCTCGCTCGCGGAGTCGGTTCAGGGGCGACCCTAGTTAGACTCCTTCCCCGTCCTGCTTTGGTACCAAGCCTCGGCATCGACTGGCCGCGGCCCGAGGACACCCAGGGCCAGGGCTTAGAGAAGGACAGTGGAAACGGGGAGCTCGCTGCCAGCGCATGCTCCGTGATGGGGCGGCCAGGGCCGAGGCCCGGCGGTGGAGGCACCAGAGACCTGATCGCTTCCTTGCTGGCAAAGCTTCAGCCTGCAGACTTGAGATGAAAGTCAGCTGCGATTTGCACAGGATTTTAAAGTCATGCACTCATTTGAAAGCAAACGCTCTCACGGAAGCTAGAATTACGGCCAGCAGAGTGGACAAGGGGGCTGTGGCTctgcctccacccctgcccccattgCTGTTTTGGGGCGCCTCCGACTCAGGGGCCGCCGCTCTTCCCTCCAGGTGAAGCTCAGGACATGGCTCTGTCCCCCGCTCTGGGTGAGCCCTCCCTTCTTGCCTTTGACTGTCTGTCCTCGCTGCCTGCACATCCGTGTCGGCCACAGGGGAAAGCACACGGGCCGAGATGCAAGCCCTTGGCCATCCAGACTGGAGGAGGCAGAGTCTGGGTTACACTGGTCTGCGCAGTTTGAGTCGCTCTGCAGCTCGGGAATCACCTGAGGGAGGTCGGAAATGCAGGCTCCCAGGCCCCACACGGCTGCGGGATAGGAGTCCCAAGTTTGGTCAGCCTCCCAGGGGTTCagcttccctccccttctcctgccctcccctcctgcgctccccctcctcctgccctccccctcctgccctcccctcctcctgcgctcccctcctcctgccctccccctcctgccctccccttctcctcccctcccctcctcccctcccctcctcccctcccctccttctgccctccccctcctgtcCTCCCCTTCTCCTGCCCTGCCCCATTTCTGCCTGAGTAGGGCAGCCTACCACCTTGTGATTTAGGCAAAGAACCCCCTTCCTTGTCACCGGCCCTGCTTTCTGCCCCAGGGAGACTGGGTAGCACAGACTGTTCTGCTTCTAAGTGGCGCCTCCATCCTCCAGGCTTGGGTATCTCACACCCCTGTGGTCAGGCGATCCTACTGCTGCTtccaaaaaatgaataattgtGCCCCAGAGGAAAAACCATCTTCTGAAATGAAGGGATGGCAGATGGGTTTTTGTCCACTGGACGAACCACCCCAATCACGCACACGCCTCCAGCCACCCCAGTGCCCACGGCCTCTGCCTCCATGGCCACAGCGCAGGGCGTGAGGTCCAGTGTACTTCTGTTGCTTTTCCTGCAGCCACCCCTCCTCCTCAAAGCACTCGGGCTTCCGACCCGGCTGGGCCACACTCGGGCACCACTGCCCCCGCTGAGCCAGCCCCTGGCTCGGCCTCTGATGTAAGTCACGCTGTGGTCTCTTGAGAGGAGCCCGGGCAGGATCCAGCCCTAGGCTGTCAGAGCCCCCAAGACCCCTGCCACCCAGAGCAGCCCCCCAGGGCTCCTCCAGGACACCCCTGGCCTGCCCGCTGGGCCCGAGCGTGGGCCGGGCTGTGGCTGGGATGGACTCAGCACGCGGGGGTTATCGGGGCGGCCAGGCCTGCCCAGGCCCTTGGACAGGGACCAGTGCTCTGGGGTCAGAGACTGACGTGCCAGGGACCAACTGACCTGCCCTCCAGGCCCCTCGGTGCCACCTGGCAGGCCTTGTGGGGCTCTGGCTCCCCGCCTCTGGCCACCTCTAAAACGCTGACTCTCGGGGCGGAGGGTCACTCCAGGCTGCCCTGACCCCCCTGCTCAGCTTCTTCACACAGAACCAGGGCGCCCCTCACCTGGAGTtcacctccctctgcctcctgcccttgAAGATGGTCTGTGCCCCTCGTCCTGCAGGGCACACCCTGCTGTGGTGTCCTGACCTGGTCTGACTCATGCTGGTCTCCTCCCCTGGCTTTGCCCAAATCCAGCCCCTGCTCAACCCCCTCATTGCCAAGGCCGCCAGCGAGTGTGATTCAACCACCTCGCCTGCAACACTTGGACCAAACCCAAAGTCCCATCACAGTCTAGAAGTTTCCCGATGGCCCCTAcccggcccctcctcctccctcagccccatgcacagcccaggccccagctggtCCCACAGTCCCTCCCAACTTCAGACACAACCCAACCCCTtgcccctctctgtcccctccaGCCTCACTCTCCTTGCCTCCGTCATGCGTCCTTGCCCCTGTGCCAGGCCTAACCTCCGGGTGCAGGCGGGGGCCCAGCCGCAGGTGGTGGAACGAGTGAGAGAGCAGCCAGTATATTTCTGCTACGGCCAAGGAAACAGGACTGCCCCGCACAATAAGACCGCAGGTTCTTACCTGTCGCCAGGAGCCACAGCTTCCTCACCTGCCTTGTGTCATCAGACTTAGCTCAGCGCAAAAACTGGCCTGTGTCTCTTTAAATTAAATCTCTCCAGGTTCCGGAGAGATTGTGTCACCTGAGCAGGCTGTTTCCTCTCCGACAGGTCCCAGGGGATGTTCTCCCGTCACCTGGCTCAGACACAGTCACCTGAGCACACCTGGCAGGGGGCCCAGGGCCACCCAAGACGACTGCAGCCTTTAATCAATGGCCAGCCTGCTGGGCAGCCGCATCCTCTCGTCCAGCCCTCAGGTCATGTAAACTTCCCAGTGGCCACACTTAAGAAGTGAAAAGAACCAGGGGAAGTGAGCCCCAATCAGATATGTAAACATCATATCCATTGTATTGTTTCAACATGGAACCGATATAAACATTCTCACCGAGGCAGCAATGCTCTTCCTCGCGTCCCTGGTGTGTTTTACACGAACAAGGGCCCGTCTCAGCTGGACGTAACCTCGCCTCAGCCCCGACTGTcaccccacccactccctcctGTCCCGTAACCGGCCATGGCCTGGGGGCGCCTCCCCTGCCGCCCCCACACCAGTAGCCTCCCGGCATGtgtctctcccctgccccccgcaTGTGGACAGGTGCCAGGTGAGCACCTCCAGAGCGGGCAGGCCCTGAGAAGTGGGCTCTGCTGGGGCCTGGCTCTGCAGGAGGCGGGTACCTAAGGGACAGGGGGCTTTGTGGGTGCTCCTGTGTGCAGCAGAGCCACGGGGCTATTGGTCACCTGGTACCCGGGCAGAACATGCCCTTCCTAGACGAGGCCCCAAGGAGCTGCCGGGTGCCTGTGAGCCGTGGCGACCAGGGGcagccctgcctcctcttcctctgcagTCCCCACCGCCAGGCAGCCGGTCAGAACGCGCATCACAGAGGatggcttcctctctctctctctcttttattactcaatgaaattgattacatttatagctgtacaatgatcatcacaatccagttttataggatttccatctcacaacccCAGCGcgtcctcccaccccccaaactgtctcctttggaaaccatacgtttttcaatgtctgtgagtcagcatctgttctgcaaagaagttcgatctgtccttttttcagattccacatgtcagtgaaagcatttgatgttggtgtctcattgtatggctgacttcactcagcatgataatttctaggtccatccatgttgctgaaaacgccggtatttcgttccttttaatggcttagtaatattccattgtgtatatggaccacatcttcttgatccactcctatgtcgatggacattgaggttgtttctatgtcttggctattgcagatagtgctgcaacgaacattggagcacgtgtgtctttgcgagtcatggttttctctgggtaggtgcccaggagtgggactgctggatcaaatggtcgttccatgtttagttttctgaggaatctccatactgttttccacagtggttgcaccgcTTTACAACCCCACCagcagtgtcatagggttcctttttctccacatcctcgccagcactgattgtttgtagacttttggatgctggccattctggcgggtgtaaggtggtacctccgagtggttttgatttgcatttctctggtaatgagtgatgttgaacatcttttcatgtgtttcttggccatctgtatgtcttctttggagaactgcctgtttagatcttctgcccatttattgatggggttgtttgtgtttttggtatggagctgccgAAGGTGTTgatacattttggagatgaatcccttgtcagtcgattcatttgcaaagatttttctcccattctgtgggttgtcttttcattttgtttagggtttccctgtctgtgcagaaacctttcagtttgattaggtcccatttgttaatttttgtttttactgtcatgactctgagagatggatctgagaagatgttgctgtcatttatgtgggaaagtgtttggcctatgttttcctccaggagttttatagtgtctggtcttatatctaggtctttaattccttttgagtttctttttgtgtatggtgttagggagtgttctgatttccttcttttccatgcggctgtccagttttcccagcaccacttgttgaacaagctgtctttcctccattgtatagtcttgcctcctttgtcatagatgagttggctgtaggtgcgtgggtttaattctgggctttctgtcctgttccactgatctatatgtctgtctctgtaccagtgccatatggttttgatgattgttgctttgtggtatagtctgaagtccgggagcccgattcctccagctccatttttctttttcaggatgtctttggctattctgggtcttttgtgtttccaaacaaactttaaaatattttgtttgagttctgtgaaaaatgtccttggtactttgatagggattgcattgactctgtagactgccttgggtagtgtagtcattttgataatattgactcttcccatccaagagcatgggatgtctttccatctatttgtgtcatctttgattgctttcatcagtgtcttatagttttcagagtacaggtcttttgtctctttaggtaggcttactcctaggtattttattcttttggatgcgatggtcaacggaattgcttccctaattctCTTTTTGATCtctcactgttagtgtatagaaatgccatcgattctgtgtattaattttgtatcctgcaacttggcgaaattcatggatgagctctaacagttttctggtagcaacTTTAGGATTCcgtaggtacagtatcatgtcatgggcaaatagtgatagttttacttcttcctttccgatttggtttccttttatttcctttacttctctgactgccatggctaggacttccagaactgtgttgaagagtagtggcgagagcggacatccttgttcCTGATTCTGTCAGCGTTTCACcgtttgagaatgatgtttgctgtgggtttgtcacatgtGGCCTTtctgatgttgaggtaggttcccgtcatgcccactctctgaagggtttttatcagaaatgggtgttggattttgtcaaaggctttttccgcgtctatggagaggatcacgtggtttttattcttccgcttgttaatgtggtgtatcacacggatggatttgtggatattgaagaccccttgcatccctgggataaatcgcacttgatcatgatgtacggTCCTTTTAATGTCGTGTTGGATGcggtttgttagtattttgttgagattttttgcatctgtgttcatcagtgaaactggcctgtggttttcttttttttggtggtatctttgtctggttttggtgtcgggtgatggtggcctcatagaatgagtttgggagtgtcccttcctctgcagttttttggaatagtttcagaaggagaggtgttagctcttctctgaaactTTGATGggattctcctgtgaagccatctggtcctggacgtttGTTTGTTGGACGTTGTtaagtcacagtttcaatttcagttcttgtgattggtctgttcatcttttctatttcatcttggtttttagtcttggaagattgtgcctttcaaagaatttgtccatttcttgtaggttttCTGTTtgattggcgtatagttgcatatatagtagtctcttaggctcctttgtgtttctgtgatgtctgctgttactgctcctttttcatttctacttttcttgatttgagtgctctctctctctttttctggataagtctggctaagggtttatcgattttgttgatcttttcaaagaaccagcttttcgtttcattgatcttttcgatggttttctttgtttctagttcattgatttctgctctgagctttatgatctctttccttctgctgactttaggtcttgtctgttcttctctctctaggtgctttagatgtaaagttagcttgtttgtttgagctttttcctctctgatcGAGTTTGATTGGTTTCCAAACCCTTCAAATGATACGAAATGCCAAGTTTTTGCATAGCCAGGGCCATGTTCACAGCTCCAGGCCCCAGGTGCTGTGTAGCATGCAGACCATGCTTAAAGTCTAAGAGGgcgggagtcccctggtggctcagtgggaacgagcCCAACTAGCGTCCGTGTGGaggtggtttgatccctggcctcgctcagtgggttaaggatcctgagttgctgtggctgtggcgtaggctggcatctgcagcttggattcaacccctagcctgggaacttccatatgctgcgggtgtggccccaaaaagattaaaaaaaagaaaatccaagaggGCGGATCTTTCATTATGTGGTCTTTCcacaacatttttgaaaattagaTAACAAGAAATGTCCATGTTACAGAGAAAAGGGGGCCCGGAAATCGTCCATGAAATTCCAACTTCTGCCTTAGAGGTGGTTGCAATAGGGGCTCTgagctgccctgccctgctctgcgTCTCTCAGGCCAGTAGGCTTCCGACTAGGAGGAGCGCTTCCTAGAAAGTCTTGGTGAGGACTCTGTGCAGCTGTTGCGAGGATAAATCCTGATGTACTGAGGTATGTTTTCCAAAGCAAGTTTCACAAGAGTTTTTGAAAAGATTTCATTTGGAAGTTTTGTGCAAAGTCAGTGTTTTTCTTATCCTGACTACATAATTGCAAAGAaaatgcagtttatttatttttttccaagctCCACATCATGCCACCAAGTCTCCAGTTCACCCCGGTTTGCCCCAGGTCACCTCACCAGTGATGCCATGGTCTCTGCGCCTACAGATTGAGGGCGGCCCGGTGCTGGCCCCAGGCCTCCCTGTCCCCCAGGGTGGCTGCTGCGCCTCTGACCTTGATGCTGCCTTTTCACTGCTTCCATCGTGAATGTTTTTCAAACAAACTTTCCACCTTGCCTCCCAGGCAGTGGTCTCTCCTCTGTTTCCCCAAACAGCCAGGACAGTGGGGACCCTCCCCCGCAGCCCCCTGGGCCTGGCCACAGCTGGTCACAGGGATCCCTGGGTTGCTATCTGCCTTGGTGGGTGGAGGCCTGGTCCAGGGTCAAGCCAGAAAACAGAATTCGTCATTCAGTGATTCTGCATATAAGTTAAATGCTCTGATGTTTACATTTAAAACTGTAGTGCCCGATATGGAGATGAATAGTAAAATTCATGCTAATAATGGCAATTCTTAGATTTTCGTACAACAAGAATGAAcagcaaatgaaaaatatgatgCAAGTCGAGCAAGAACAACCttggaagagagaagaggctTTCAATGTAGCTCTCACAGCCCTTTTTCCCCGCCTTTCGGACGAGGGTCTGGATTTTCAAGCTGGCAAGGAAGTTGCAGCACCGGCTCCCGGTTTGGGTCTGTGATGGAGACGCCCCCACAGCACCGCTGGTGACCACGGGAGAGAGTGGAGCCCTGGGTCCGGAGCCACACGTTCGGAAGGAAGCGGGTGTCACGTGGGGCCTCAGGGCACCGAGTAAGCACCGGGCGTTTCAGAGCTCAGTGCTCAGCACAGGCACAGCTAAAGGAGCTTCTGAGACGTGAGCTTCACCTAATGTTTTCAACCTGGAAGCAGGTTTTCTTGATTCAAAAAGGAACACATCCCAAGTATCGACGGATGGTGAGTGAATAGACAAAATGTGGTCCATCCGTGAAGAATGTATTGGGCCTTAAAAGGCTGCACTATGGATGACTCTCAAGCCTTTacactcagtgaaataagccggTCACAGAAAAATAGGTATTCATAATTCCACCTCTCTGAGATACCTGGCTTGTCAGATTCACAGGGACAGGAAGTAGGACGGGGGCGGCAGGGGCCAAGGGACGGGGGAGTGGGAGTTAGCGCTCAGCGTGGGCGGGGTTTGTCTGGGAAGCTGAGCGGGTCCTGCGGATGGAAGGCAGTGCTgtgtttaatgccactgaactgcactGTACACTTCAAAGGGGCAGGATGGCAAATGTCATGATGCGTGTTACCGTATAAGAGACGGTCGCAGCTAGTCCGTGGAGGCATCAAGCAGACGGCGCAGGAGGAGCTGCAGGTGAAGTGGGAAGCACGGCGGGCGGGCTGTCTTTTCTGCAGGGCCCGTTCAGCATCACTACTAAGGCAGTGGTTCATTGGTTCATCCAGGTCTGGCTGTAGAAGTATGAACAATTCCTAGCTCTGTGTAAGTTTGGAAATTGCTCTGCTTACAGCTCCCAGAACCTCGTCTTTCCCTGGTATTTGCTCTTTGCAAACTCAGGAGTTTCACCTTGATCATGAGCAAATGATGTCCAGCTGAAGACCCAAGAGAACTCCTACGCAGATTCCCGAGCCCTTTGCCTGAGAGACCTCCTCCTCCACGCTCTGCCTCACAAATGCGGCTGCCTCGGCCTCCTGGGCTCCTGCCTCCTGGGCTCCTCAGCCTCCTGGGCTCCTCAGATTCCTGGGCCCCTCGGCCTCCTAGGCTCCTGGCCCCAT
It encodes the following:
- the LOC100625534 gene encoding uncharacterized protein LOC100625534, which translates into the protein MSLVGSPLAFVCVTSYCLFTTISFASVAFWHITSTSQTAWPKLLLLSVLLGRGRARLGQLGALGWLWAMSPQLGPEHGWPGSSVSTPSPHSQSGLPAVWRRQTPCMADLRPPTLLEVSIVFRGPQGAGPGSRGGTTQGQVHRDTFAWTASCRRAEGQAREAAVRPPRPEPAWLGLQGGAGSLRAARGPRPLGPEAPGEAARRMRILPAAAKAQPSLARGVGSGATLVRLLPRPALVPSLGIDWPRPEDTQGQGLEKDSGNGELAASACSVMGRPGPRPGGGGTRDLIASLLAKLQPADLR